The Arvicola amphibius chromosome 5, mArvAmp1.2, whole genome shotgun sequence genome contains the following window.
cccgagtgctgggattaaaggcgtgcgccaccaccgcccctcTGAGCCGTTTTTCGTGGCCTTTTTGCTTTGAGATAAGTTCTCATTTCCACATGTAATTATTGTAAAAGTCTAATGTGGGAGCTTTTTTCCATACTGAGTCATAAAAGCCAGGGTATGTGTGCTGGCTaggtttttgtcagcttgacataagctACAGCTGTCTGGGGAgcgaaggaacctcagttgataAAATTCCTCCATCAGACAGCTTGTAGACAAGTctgttaggcattttcttaatgtgaAGGGCCCAGCCTTCTCAGGGAGTGCcacacctgggcaggtggtcctgcctactgtaagaaagcaggatgagcaaccAACCCAGTGGGCACTGTTCCtatatggcatctgtctcagttcctgcctctaggctgccccaacttcccttcatgatgggctATGATCCCAATGTGTTGACCGAattaactctttcctctccaagtgcTTTCGTtggtgatgtttttttttttgttttgttttgttttttggtttttttttttgttttttgtttttttttttggtttttttttgttttttttagacagggtttcactgtagttttagagcctgtcctggaactagctcttgtagaccaggctggcctcgaactcacagagatccgcctgcctctgcctcccttgtgctgggactaaaggcgtgcgccaccaccacccggccgttggtgatgttttgtcacagcagtaagaAAGCAGTTTAGAACGGTTCGCTTGTACTTCGGGTCCACCTAAATCGGAACACGTTTGGCTTGTAGCTACTGTGAATTAGAACAGTATGCTTGCACTGCGGGTCCATCTAAATGTGAACACGTTTGGCTTGTAGCTACTGTGTTGAACACAGCTGTGTGTGCCCAAGAAGCTAACAGACTGATAATGGGAAGTTTCACTTGACTTAGAGTGTCAAGAGAAAACCAGGTTGACCACTAGAGGGGTTAAAATGAGTAGAAGAATCCTGTAAACAGGTTATAATGCTAGGAAGTCGTGCTTAGTCTACTCCCCTAAAAAGGAAAAACTGCTGCTATTTGtcccttatttttttcctcttgactTTAACTATGGACTCATTATCATGGATGCCatgaattaaatagaaaatgcTGGATTCCCGCCCCCCAATTCTGTCTCATAAAGAGTTGAACATGTCATTCAAAGAGGTCATCTTGTCCTCATACTTGCGAAGTTCATGTCCTTGAAAATGTTTGTGGGATTTAAACTCTTGTGTGGAGAACACTACTATCCAAAATagaaatgtcctttttttttttttttttttaaaggtgaaaaaCAAAGCGCCGGCAGAGGTACAAATAACTGCCGAGCAGCTCTTAAGAGAGGCTAAGGAAAGAGAACTTGAGCTCCTCCCACCTCCGCCTCAGCAGAAGATCACAGATGAGGAAGAACTAAATGATTACAAACTGCGGAAAAGGAAGGTGAGTCTGTTGGGAGTGCTGTCTCCATCCACTGGGGGTGCACCTCGCACAGCTGTTCATGTCTCCACCCACAGTAGGAACCAGGGCCTGGGAACTCGGAGACAGCCTATGTGATTTGACCTCAGGCTAATATTTGGAATTATTTAATCCACTAGTATTGTGAAAGTTATATACCAAATTCTCCAAATTACTGAGGGTACTTGAAGGTAATATTAAAAGTTGTTTTCTTATTAGGAATGAGAGTAGAGTATATTAAAATACTCTAAGTTATTGTTACGGGAAACAGAAAAACTACCAGTCATTCTTCCAGTAGTTCATTACATctacaggtttttttgttgtgtCCATAAACTTCAGAGAAACGCTTGTCATTGTAACCTGTAGTAAGCTTCTTGTTTCTCAGCATCTAGGACATAATTTctcttaaaaaggaataaaatgaatAACTTTTATTACAAGGCAAAAGGCaaagtcattttctctttaatataCCACCTCCATCCCCCCTTTTGCCTTTCAGACTTTTGAAGATAACATAAGAAAAAATAGGACTGTGATCAGTAACTGGATAAAATACGCACAATGGGAAGAAAGCCTAAAGGAAATTCAAAGGTAAGATTGCCATAAgtgtaatatttatatataatactatatgAGAAACCTAGGGGAGGTAGAGCAGAGGGCCGTACTGTGTTAGCACCTTCCAGCTTCTGTTCATGGCATCTTCAGGTTCTTCTGAAGGTCCTTGGGGCATTGGAAGGACGGCCGGAGCGTTGCAGGAGTCCTGGTGGGTCTTACTGCTAGTACTCCTATAGCTAAAGAAGcagtgttctgttttctctgtgttcatATTTCAAAACTAGAAGTGCTCTACTGAAATCTGTTGTCGAGACGAAGATTGTGGCCTTGGcttctgctgagccacctttctgcATTCTCCCTCATAGCCGAGCCTTGCTGGGCCCATGTCCTTGCCAGTTCCTGCGCAAACCACTGTTCTTCCCTGTGACATTTGTCTGCTCTCTGCCTTGACCCCCTTGAAGGCACCCTTCCCCACCAGCCTTGACTTCGGAACAAGCTGGACCTCTCTCTTCCGTTGGCAGTTCTGGGGTTCCTCCTGCTTAGCTTGTTTCACCAGactttccatttccctctctgcttcctgtcagaCCTTGACTATGATGCTTATGGCAGTATGAAATAGTAGCgtgcttctttctctttaaaattacaGTAACTTGAGTACatcattgctttttctctttctatgatCAGAACTTGACTCATGATAGAGAGCCAACAAAAAGCAGGCATTGCAGCGAGTTTGAAGTGACTACTGCGTTTCTTACGGTGCTCCTTTTGATGCTCTCCATACCTTGTTGTTCAGGGCTCGATCCATATACGAGCGTGCTTTAGATGTGGACTATCGGAATATCACACTCTGGCTGAAATATgcagaaatggaaatgaagaacCGCCAGGTCAACCATGCCCGAAATATTTGGGACCGAGCCATAACAACTCTGCCACGAGTCAACCAGTTCTGGTAAGCCTCTGATTGTACAAAGTGGACTTTGTGAATTTGCAAGGTTCTCCCTGCTGTGTATTAGTTTTACTTGCAGTTATGGTAACTGTTGAATTTTACATTTcactttttcttaaaatacacTTTTTTTAATGTCACATAATCTATAGTCATAATCCTAATGTTCTACAGCTATGTAATAAAACCTAACAAGCATTGGAAATGTCAAAGATTCCTTTTTCCCTAAGTCATGTTGACCACAGCAGGATGGTTCTGTATCAGGTACAAGTACACATACATGGAGGAGATGCTGGGCAATGTCGCTGGTGCCCGCCAGGTGTTTGAGCGCTGGATGGAATGGCAGCCCGAGGAGCAGGCCTGGCACTCCTACATCAACTTCGAGCTGCGATACAAAGAGGTGGAGCGGGCCCGCACCATTTATGAACGCTATATCCTTTTAATGAGGTGTACGTGGTATGTGGTTATCATGGTGTCTACCTCTCAAAAAGTGGTCATGGTCAAAAAATGTAGCTATTAAGCTGGCGTTGAAGGTCAGAAGGTCCACTTCGTCACTTTCACATTTTTTTATAAGGATAGGaattgtttatataaaaatttgtGGTCTGGGTAATTGGGTGATTTGCGTCCTTTCAATGAtaagggtttatttttgttttttttttttgcgctaAATCCTGGCTGCCAGAACCACAGGTCTATGTTTAGCATTAGTGCTGTTAATGGAGGTCAGCCAGAGGGTCATTGCttactgtctgtgactccagagtCATTCAGTTCCCTGAACCTTTGGGTCCTTTCtatacaagaaaaattaaaactaaacatgGTGAAGCTAAGTATGTACTCATTATTAGAGCACTTGAGTAGCATATTTTGAGGCCCCAAGTTTAGGCCTCAGCACTAGAGAAGATAGAACAGCCAGTTGTGGCAGGTTGGTGTTAACATCTGGAAGATAGGGTCTGTAAAAGCACTGTTAGAAACGGCTCTGTGATCCTTGTCCCCCAGAGGTATCTTATTTGCAAATTCCACACTTAATAAAATTGATTTGGAATCCCCAAACTAATAATTGCTATGCTTTAGCAGCCATTGTGAACATGCATAGGACAGTGAGCATTTTGTGTCCCTCAGCATGCAGTTCCTAGCTGGTCAatttcagctgtgtgtgtgtatatagtgaTGCCTGAGTGTGAAAGCAGGAAGGGCCCATGCTGTGACTATAAGGCGCTTTCTCCCTCCCTGAGGCCAGTAGGATGGGGCTCTGACACCTGTTGTGGGACCACCTGAGACTGGTTGCTTGATTGCTTAGTTGACAGAGTGCTTGGTGCACAAGCATGAAGCCCTCTGTCTTTgcatccctagcacccacataaagagcTGGCCTCAGcacctgtctgtaatcccagaactaggagatggagacaagaggatccatGGGTCTGTTGTGCACTTAATATTGCCAATAGTTGTGAAAACCCTGGCGTgcaagtgaggaaactgaggcatgaatGATTAAACTTACCTGGGGTCCCAGGTGGTAACGTAGGTGTATTTGAACCAGAAAATCGGCCTTGGAACGGGTGCTCTTGCCGTCTTTGGTACATATGAATTAATCACTGGAAATTTCTGGCTTCTTCAGGGAAGCTTGATGTGCCCTGGTAACTAAGTGGCAAGTGAAAGCTTTCCTTTTAGCTTCGGAAGGCAGATTGCTCTGCTCGTTGTGGGTAGACTGCCGTGACTGAGCATGCTCTTTATTGACCATGTCCCTTTGGCCAGAAAGTGCTCAGTTTCATAAACATTCCCTCGTGTTATAGAGGCAGCAGTGGTGGGTGAGCTTggcatttctctctttcccacacTGAAAACTGggatgagctgggcggtggtggtgcacgcctttaatcccagcactcgggaggcagaggcaggcggatctctgtgagtttgaggccagcctggtctacaagagctaggtccaggacaggctctaaaagagctgcagagaaaccctgtctcgaaaaaccaaaaaaaaaaaaactgggatgAATGACTTGTCGAAGATCACAGGGCTTATAACCAGGTTGAGGGTTGTCTTTGGCCTCAGGCTTATGTGTGCCCACTACTGCATCTGCACTGAAGGCAGATCAGAATAAGTAACAGGACCCTGATCTCAGAGGCTGGGGGTCAGTGTGTGCTTTGTCACCCTCCGGTTGGATTTTGAATTGCTGGGGTGTGGGTGGGTATGATCTGGGCCTTGAGCCTTTGAACATGCTATGTATGAGCTCTGCCCGAGCTCCCGCAGCCCCCATTGGTGGGTTAGCTGTGCTGTCTTGCCAGCTCTCTCCTTCACTCCCTGCACTTGTGCTCGTGCACCCCGCTGTGAAGAACTGGATCAAATATGCCCGCTTTGAAGAGAAACATGCCTATTTTGCCCATGCGCGGAAAGTCTACGAGAGAGCAGTTGAGTTCTTTGGAGATGAACATATGGACGAACACCTGTATGTGGCCTTTGCTAAATTTGAGGAAAACCAGAAAGAAGTAGGTGCACAATgagttcatttctgttttatttgattcGCTTATCAatagagaaaatgttttttaGATACGAAAGCATTATTTCATACAGAACAGCATGTGTGTATTGCTGAGCTATAGATTGGAGCTGATGTATGATAATTACCTTAATCTCATTCTGCTTTGTTTGAAAATCAAGCCTTTAAATAACCTGGAGTTAGGTGTTGTGACacaagtctataatcccagcgctcagaaaATTGAGGATTGACTTTGAGGCTGGAGGAGCATAATAAGTTTGGAGCCAGCTTAGAGTACATACGACATTATCTCAAACACAAAAGTACATGTATAAACTGATGAGAGTCTTTTGGTATCCTGAATCAAGGGCTTTATAGATAACCTGGGGAGGCAAAGAGCCAATGCCTTCAACCAAAGGAAACAATGCATAATGGAAACATAGATTGCCCCACAAATAAGccagttcctttcttccttggtaTAGACAGAAAGTGATAGTATTGGAGGCATTCTCTCATCAGATTCTCTCTTAAGAGGCTTGGGttagagggttttttgttgtttgtttgttttttttttttaaagatttattatgtatagtgttctgcctgcatatgtgcctgcgggccagaagagggcaccagatctcactacacatggctgtgagccaccctgtttgctgggaactgaactcaggacctctagacgagcaagcagccagtgctcttaacctctgaaccatttctccagacGGGTTAGAGGGTTTTAAGTGGGCGAGTGACTGGATGATAATTACTGAGCTTCTGGCTAGTTCACGAAGGTATTCTGGGGGCAGGGCAGAGTGGAACCAGGGGAGGGCTGAGGATGAAGCTCAGTGGGCGAGCACTTGCAAGCGTGGATGAAGCTCTGAGTTTGGTCCTCAGTACAAAGGGGGCATGTGATAAAGCCAGAGAGTTTAGTGAGGAGGTTTTTGGAATGTTCTCAGTTAGAAATGGAGGTGGGCCAGCATCAAGGTAGAGGAGAAAGGGGCAGCAGGGGAGAGATGAAAATCACAGCACTAGTTGAAAGAGTCGGTAAAGGAacagagaactggagagaggaagcaaggCAGGCTTATGGGGCTTCGCGTGCAAGCAGGTatgccatgaagctgtggcctgCTGGTCTGGGGAGGACCCAGGATGGGTGAGGAGAAATAGAAGCTCAGTTTTGAGATAGTATTGATATGGAACTAAAAATAACCATTAGAGTCCTTTCTGATCAAGGACTCAAGATTTAATTTACAAGTAATAAGTTGCAGTTATTCTCAAGGCGTGACTAAAATGAGATTGTTTTAGTATCTATCTGCTTTTAGTTTGAAAGGGTACGAGTTATCTACAAATATGCCCTGGATAGAATTTCAAAACAAGAGGCCCAAGAACTCTTCAAGAACTACACCATCTTTGAGAAGAAGTTTGGGGACCGGAGGGGTATTGAAGATATCATCGTGAGCAAGCGGCGATTCCAGTATGAAGAGGAAGTGAAGGTGGGTGCCGCTGCGGACGGCAGGGCTGTCGGCACTCTCGAGCAGTAGCGAGTTGATGCTAGTGATTACTCTCTTGCTGATGTGCCTGATAGACTTGGCAGCTAGTGCAGGCAAATTGGAAGAAATGTGGCTTAAAGAAAGGAGAGCAAGCCATACTTGGATTTGCTATGCCATTCCCTAGTGGAAAGTCCTTTAACTGAGAGCAAATGGAAGACATGTGGAACTGGGTAGGATGGACCACACCTGtactcctagcacttggaagatagTCAGACAAattattagttcaaggccagcctaggtttcCTATTGAGTCCGTGCCTCAAAAGCTGTGTGATCTCTGTTTGAGGTCATTTTTGGAAAAGGATGGAAGGGCCAGAGATGGATCCAAACACCTGCTTTGCATGAGCAAGAGACCTATGATAGACagttctgttcttatctctggAATATGCCATTTCAGGTTTAGATAGCAGTACTTTCTCTCTGGGTTCTTGTGTCTTGCTTAGTCAGATTCAGGTAGCTCCTAACAAAGGACAAGTCTAGTCTAAATGAAGTGAGAAGTCCGTAAAGTGTTCAGGATGAGTTACTGTTATTTGAAAAGGTGTTTCCTGATTTAGAGTCTGATATGAACGCATTGCAATTTCATTTCAGCATAATGGTATTACAGTCACGTGTAATAACATTTATACAAGTTCGAAGCTGTGTGTAGATTCAAGTCTGTAGTCCCAGGACTGGCCATGGCAAGATAattctcatgagttcaaggccagcctaggctacagaatgagatcctggctcagaaacaaaggaaaaaaacggAATGTCATTACCAAGTAGTAGAGGAAAGAGCGGCTTCGCTACGAGGTGCCAGCCAGTACCCTTTACAGTTCTATACCGTCTCAGGGACGGTGTTCTGAACATGAGATAATGGGTAAAAACTAAAGGGAAAAATGCTAACATACAGCAAGTTTGGCATCTCCTTATAGTTCTGACAGCCTATCAAGTCTAGCTTTGGTTCTGGTTTTATAGACTAGCCTATTTTTTTCAGGCTAATCCACACAATTACGATGCATGGTTTGATTACTTACGCTTGGTGGAAAGTGACGCAGAAGCTGACACGGTGCGGGAAGTCTATGAGAGAGCCATTGCCAACGTGCCGCCCATTCAAGAGAAGCGGCACTGGAAGCGCTACATCTATCTCTGGATCAACTATGCGCTCTATGAAGAGCTGGAAGCCAAGGTGACCTGTGGGGTGGCCATTAATGGCTTTCTCACCCCAGTATCATGGTTGTGGATAGTAACTGATAGTTGCAACTTTTGAGACAAACttagttttaaattcttttaggACTCTGTCCACCCATGTACATCATTTAAACCATGTGCCTGTTGAGACATGGTGGTGTTTTTTTCTAACACCTCGAGGCACAATTAGATAGGTAGTAGATAGGTAGCATTTAAAGCCTGAACGGGAAAGAATGACAATGAGGCTGTTTAATTACACACCACTTCCtaataatgtgtttaattacataccacttcctaataatgtgtttaattacacaccacttcctaataatgtgtttaattacatatcacttcctaataatgtgtttaattacacaccacttcctaataatgtgtttaattacacaccacttcctaataatgtgtttaattacacaccacttcctaataatgtgtttaattacataccacttcctaataatgtgtttaattacataccacttcctaataatgtgtttaattacATACCACTTCCTAATGTGTTTACATACCATTTCCtaataatgtgtttaattacataccacttcctaataatgtgtttaattacacaccacttcctaataatgtgtttaattacataccacttcctaataatgtgtttaattacataccacttcctaataatgtgtttaattacataccacttcctaataatgtgtttaattacacaccacttcctaataatgtgtttaattacacaccacttcctaataatgtgtttaattacataccacttcctaataatgtgtttaattacATACCACTTCCTAATAATGTGTTTACATACCATTTCCtaataatgtgtttaattacATACCACTTCctaataatttgtttaattacacaccacttcctaataatgtgtttaattacacaccacttcctaataatgtgtttaattacacaccacttcctaataatgtgtttaattacacaccacttcctaataatgtgtttaattacacaccacttcctaataatgtgtttaattacacaccacttcctaataatgtgtttaattacataccacttcctaataatgtgtttaattacataccacttcctaataatgtgtttaattacataccacttcctaataatgtgtttaattacATACCACTTCCTAATAATGTGATAATTACATACCATTTCCTAATAATGTATTTTTGTCACAAAGAGGATTGTGGCCAGattgtacatttttcttttaataaaaatcaagtgGCATTTCCGGAAAGAGGTTATGTATAAATTAACAGGTAAAGACTACCCTCTGAGTCTTTGGGACTGCAACATCTTTCTGCTGCCAGGCCTTTCTACAAAGACGAGTTCAGACTTTGATGGCCACGTTGTTGTTATTAAGATAGTCAAAGGTAGTTGCTATTTTTAATCATAAATGAAATCAGTATTTAAAAATAGCATCTCGAGAAATGGGGTCTATTTCTACTAGTAGTCATGAAATTAATAAGTATGAacgtaatttttaaaagattattttaatctTAATACAGGATCCTGAGAGGACAAGACAGGTATATCAAGCATCTTTGGAACTAATTCCTCACAAAAAGGTACACTTGCTAGATCAAAatcctgttttattatttataaaataatatgtatcGATTGAAAATTTTCAGGTGAGTGGCACCATGAGAATAAAAGGAAACCCCCTACTGTCGTTCATAGAGCAGCCTGTACTGGGGCAAGTGAGTGACGCAGATCCAGTGTAGGAGTCCAGGGCAGTGTGGGTAATTCAGAGAGACCTACAGCAAGAAAGAGATTCACAGTGGGCCTTTTGTAACAGATCATGCTTGCGTGGTTAAACATGTGGCTTCTTTGGAGATGTTAAAATGTTGCTCTCCCACATTTCccaacatgagaaacaaagacctgGTGAGTTGTTCTTAGAAAAAGTatgttcatgagttcaaggccaccctggtctaccgAGCaattctaggataggctccaaagctgcagagaaccctatctcgaaaaacaaaacaaaacaaaacaaaaaaaaaaaaaaaaaacagaagaaaagaaatagtatgTTCTACCAACTTACAAGTAGCCCACAAAACATTCTAAGTAGTGGCTATCATGCCATGGAGTATATAATACAGTGTCTGTCTAGGTCATcatgggtat
Protein-coding sequences here:
- the Crnkl1 gene encoding crooked neck-like protein 1, whose translation is MAASTAAGKQRIPKVAKVKNKAPAEVQITAEQLLREAKERELELLPPPPQQKITDEEELNDYKLRKRKTFEDNIRKNRTVISNWIKYAQWEESLKEIQRARSIYERALDVDYRNITLWLKYAEMEMKNRQVNHARNIWDRAITTLPRVNQFWYKYTYMEEMLGNVAGARQVFERWMEWQPEEQAWHSYINFELRYKEVERARTIYERFVLVHPAVKNWIKYARFEEKHAYFAHARKVYERAVEFFGDEHMDEHLYVAFAKFEENQKEFERVRVIYKYALDRISKQEAQELFKNYTIFEKKFGDRRGIEDIIVSKRRFQYEEEVKANPHNYDAWFDYLRLVESDAEADTVREVYERAIANVPPIQEKRHWKRYIYLWINYALYEELEAKDPERTRQVYQASLELIPHKKFTFAKMWLYYAQFEIRQKNLPFARRALGTSIGKCPKNKLFKGYIELELQLREFDRCRKLYEKFLEFGPENCTSWIKFAELETILGDIDRARAIYELAISQPRLDMPEVLWKSYIDFEIEQEETERTRNLYRQLLQRTQHVKVWISFAQFELSSGKEGSVAKCRQIYEEANKTMRNCEEKEERLMLLESWRGFEDEFGTVSDKERVDKLMPEKVKKRRKVQADDGSDAGWEEYYDYIFPEDAANQPNLKLLAMAKLWKKQQQEKEAAEQDPDKDIDESESSSF